The following proteins are co-located in the Phragmites australis chromosome 10, lpPhrAust1.1, whole genome shotgun sequence genome:
- the LOC133883210 gene encoding probable allantoate deiminase has product MAPSSSAPSCPRRHHHPSLLLILSLSVLFISLPILGDGLELGGDGLYREILRDGTVQRLKELGKISDGEGYLERTFLSPASIRAIAVIISWMKDAGLTTWVDQMGNVHGRFEPANSTKEALLIGSHMDTVIDAGMYDGSLGIICAISALKVLKVTAKLQRLTRPVEVIAFSDEEGVRFQTTFLGSAAVAGTLPESILQVSDKSGTAVQDVLKLNSFEATAAALSQARYNPESVGSYVEVHMEQGPVLEALRYPLGVVKGIAGQTRLKVIIDGSQGHAGTVPMKLRRDPIVAAAELVVTLERLCKEPNKFLTYDEECGCFTEESLAGLVCTVGELLTWPSASNVIPGQVNFTVDIRAMDDKVRETIVTSFSRLVLQKCDDRLVDCTVEHKHSAPATHCDPELTSQLKRAARSTVSAMTGRLAAGETPVLMSGAGHDAMAMARLTKIGMLFVRCRGGVSHSPEESVMDDDVWAAGLALVNFIDQNAVAEL; this is encoded by the exons ATGgctccttcctcctccgcccCCTCCTGCCCCAGGCGCCACCACCACCCATCTCTCCTCCtgatcctctccctctccgtccTCTTCATATCGCTCCCAATCTTGGGTG ATGGACTGGAGCTGGGAGGAGACGGCCTGTACAGGGAGATTCTGAGGGACGGGACCGTGCAGCGGCTCAAGGAACTGGGCAAG ATATCTGATGGGGAAGGTTATCTCGAAAGGACTTTCTTGAGTCCGGCTTCCATCAGAGCTATTGCTGTCATCATCAGCTGGATGAAAGATGCCGGACTCACGAC GTGGGTTGATCAAATGGGAAATGTTCACGGTCGATTCGAACCGGCTAATTCTACCAAAGAGGCCTTATTGATTGGATCTCATATG GACACTGTCATTGATGCTGGCATGTATGACGGGTCTTTGGGTATTATTTGCGCAATCTCTGCTTTGAAGGTTTTGAAAGTTACTGCGAAGCTGCAGAGGCTAACTAGACCAGTGGAA GTTATTGCATTCAGCGATGAGGAGGGTGTTAGATTCCAAACAACTTTTCTGGGAAGCGCTGCTGTAGCTGGTACACTACCTGAATCAATTTTACAAGTATCTGACAAGAG TGGCACTGCAGTGCAAGATGTTCTGAAGTTGAACTCTTTTGAGgctactgctgctgctcttaGTCAAGCCAGGTACAACCCGGAGTCTGTGGGGAGTTATGTTGAG GTCCACATGGAACAAGGGCCTGTTCTGGAAGCCCTCCGTTATCCGCTTGGTGTCGTAAAGGGAATTGCAGGACAGACGCGATTAAAG GTAATAATAGATGGTTCACAAGGGCATGCTGGCACAGTTCCAATGAAATTGCGCCGTGATCCGATAGTTGCAGCTGCAGAGCTTGTTGTGACTCTGGAGAGGCTCTGCAAAGAGCCCAATAAGTTCCTGACCTACGACGAGGAATGTGGCTGTTTCACAGAGGAGTCCCTCGCCGGGCTAGTGTGCACCGTCGGCGAACTGCTGACTTGGCCTAGTGCGAGCAACGTTATACCGGGCCAG GTCAACTTCACGGTGGACATCCGCGCTATGGACGACAAAGTGAGGGAGACGATCGTTACCAGCTTCTCGAGGCTCGTTCTCCAGAAATGCGACGACAGACTGGTCGATTGCACCGTCGAGCACAAG CACTCGGCACCGGCGACACACTGCGACCCGGAGCTGACCTCCCAGCTGAAGCGTGCGGCGCGGTCGACAGTGTCTGCGATGACGGGGCGCTTGGCTGCTGGCGAGACGCCGGTGCTGATGAGCGGCGCTGGGCACGACGCGATGGCGATGGCCAGGCTCACCAAG ATCGGGATGCTGTTCGTGCGGTGTCGCGGGGGCGTCAGCCACTCGCCGGAGGAGTCGGTGATGGACGACGACGTCTGGGCCGCAGGGCTTGCGCTGGTCAACTTCATTGACCAGAATGCAGTAGCAGAACTGTga